The following proteins are co-located in the Oligoflexus sp. genome:
- a CDS encoding DUF3341 domain-containing protein, which translates to MTPGRELYGIMMAFDGADQAREAAQKLHQEGFRALDAFTPYPVEDMPEALGLKKSWLPKAIFCGGLLGGLSGYALQYWASAYAYPLVIGGRPLNSIPVFIPITFETTVLAAALTATFGMLIANRLPRLNHPVFNVPEFERASVDRFFVCVRADDPRFDYEHLRSLMNQLPHEGIHDVRI; encoded by the coding sequence ATGACGCCGGGCCGTGAACTCTACGGAATCATGATGGCCTTCGATGGAGCCGATCAGGCCCGCGAAGCTGCGCAGAAGCTGCATCAGGAAGGCTTTCGCGCGCTCGATGCCTTCACGCCTTATCCGGTCGAGGATATGCCCGAAGCGCTCGGACTTAAGAAAAGCTGGCTGCCGAAAGCCATATTCTGCGGCGGGCTCCTGGGTGGCCTCAGCGGATATGCCCTGCAGTACTGGGCGTCCGCTTATGCGTATCCTCTTGTCATCGGAGGGCGTCCTCTGAACAGCATCCCGGTTTTTATTCCGATCACGTTTGAAACAACGGTCCTGGCTGCGGCCCTGACCGCGACCTTCGGCATGCTGATCGCGAATCGACTGCCGCGCCTGAACCATCCGGTTTTCAACGTGCCCGAATTCGAGCGAGCCAGCGTCGATCGCTTCTTCGTCTGCGTGCGGGCCGATGATCCCCGCTTTGACTATGAGCACCTTCGCAGCTTGATGAATCAACTTCCCCATGAAGGGATCCACGATGTCAGGATCTAG